The DNA region GATCGCGTCCACCGTGCTGGGCGAGACGCGGCGCATCAACGTGTACGTGCCGCCGGGCTACGACCGCGGCCCCGACGTGCGGCTGCCCGTGCTCTACATGCCGGACGGCGGGATGGCCGAGGACTTCCTGCACGTCGCGGGGCTGGTGCAGGTGCTGACCGGCAACGGCGGGATGCGGCCCTTCATACTGGTCGGCATCGAGAACACCGAGCGGCGGCGTGACATGACCGGTCCCACCGACGTCGCCAGTGACCGGAAGATCGCGCCGCGCGTGGGTGGGTCGGCGGCGTTCCGCACGTTCATCCGCGCGGAGCTGATGCCGCGCGTGCGCGCGCGCTACCGCACGACCGGCGAGACCGCGATCGTGGGCGAGTCGCTCGCCGGCCTGTTCGTCGTCGAGACCTTCCTCCGCGAGCCCGACCTGTTCGACACGTACGTCGCGCTCGACCCGAGCCTGTGGTGGAACGGCGCGCAGCTGCTCGCGCAGGCCGGCCCGACGCTGCGCAGCCGCGACGTCGGGCCGAAGACGCTGTTCCTCGCCAACAGCGACGAGCCGCAGATCGCGACGCACACGCGGCAGCTGGCGGACGTGCTCCGCGACGGGGCGTTCCGCGACCTGCGCTGGCACTACCTTCCGATGCCTGAGGAGACGCACGCGACCATCTACCATCCGGCCGCGCTGCGCGCGTTCCGCACGCTGTTCCCGCCCGCGGCGCCGAAGTAGCCGCGCGATCGTCCGCCCTGCCGTCATGCCCGCTCCTCGTCCCGCGCTCGCTTCGCTGCTCACCGCGCTGCTCACCGCGCTGCTCGTCGGCCATGCCGCCGCGTGCGGCGACCCGTGCACCAACACCGAGCGCGCGCGCGTGCGCTCGCCCGACGGCCGCCGGGAGGCCGTCGTGTTCGGCCGCGCGTGCGGCGCGAAGACCGGCGTGAGCGCGCAGGTGGCGCTGGTCGCGCCCGGCGAGCGGGCGGTGGGCGTCGGCAACGTCTTCGCGGCCGAGCGGGACGTGCCGGTCGCGGTGCGGTGGGAGGGGGCGACGACGCTGGTCGTGCGCTACCGCGGCGCGGGCGAGGTCGGCACGCGCCCGCAGATCGACGACGTGCGGCTGCGCTACGATTCGCTGGACGTGCCCTGACCCCTCGCCGCCTCGTGATCTCGACCGTCGTCTCCCGCCTCAGCGCCGCGCTGCTTCTCCTTGCCGGCGTCGCGCTCCTCTTCGCCGCCGACGCGGTGCTGCCGATGCTGTCGCCCGGTCTCCCCGCCTCCGCGGCATGGCTCGGCCAGCTGCTCGGCGCCGCGTGGCTCGGCGTCGCGGCGCTCAACTGGCTGCAGCGCAACCAGCTGCTCGGCGGCATCTATGGCCGGCCGGTCGTGTTCGCGAACCTCGTGCTCTACTTCGTGGGCGCGCTGTCGCTGCTCGGCGCGCTGCGCGACCCGGCGGCGCCGCGCGGGCTGTGGTGGATCGCGGGGCCCGCGACGCTGCTCGCGGCGGTCTACGGCGCGCTGCTGCTGCGCGGCCCGTTCGATCCGCTCCAGCCCGCGGCGCGCTGACGGCGCGCTGACGCGATGCCGCACCGCTACGTCGCCAGCGGCCCGACGCTGCCCGCCGCGCCGTCGCCCATCAGCCAGGCGGTGGTCGCGGGCACGCACTGCTACGTCAGCGGCCAGCTCGCCGTCGACGCGGACGGCGTGTTCCGCCCCGGCACCGCGCGCGAGGAGGCCGAGCGGGCGTTCTGCAACGTGTTCGCGGCGGTGGAGGCGGCGGGGTTCGGGCGCCACGAGATCGTCTACGTCGACGTCGCGTTCGTCGACCTCGGGGACGTGCCCGCGGTGAACGCGCTGTGGGCGGAGCTGTTCGCCGAGGACCGCCGGCCCGCGCGCACGATCTACCAGGCCGCGGCGCTGCCGTACGGCGGGCGCGTGAAGGTGCAGGCGATCGCGGTGAGAGAGGCCTGATGGAGATCCTGGTCGCCACGTCGAACGACTTCGCCATGCTGCGCGACGGCCGCCCGGTCGCGAGCGGCGTGTGGGACGACGTCGTGCAGGCGCACGCCGACACGCGGGCCGGCACGGTGTGCCTGACGCTGCGGCTGCGCGACGGCGCGGCGTTCGTCGCCCGCGACGACATGCCCGGCTGGGACGACCTGCTGGACGCGGCCGAGTCGGCGCTCGACCTGCCGCGGCGCCATCGGTGGTGGGCCGACGCGCTGGCGGCGGACGCCGCGCACCCGCTCGCGCTGTTCGCGCGCGGCGGCGCGCGCTAACGTGTAGAGGTCATCGTCGCACACCGGAGGCGTGCCATGAGCTCGCGACCGCATCACGTGCGTCACCTCTCGCTGGGGCTGCGCATGGCCCTGCTGCCCGCGCTGCTCGCCGTCGTCGCGCGCCTGCTGGTCGTGGGCGTCGGCGTGCACGGGCAGGGGCTCGCCTCCGCGCTGGCCCTCGGGCTCGCGGTGCTGCTCGGCATCGCGCTGCCGGTGGACTGGCTCAGGCGGCGGCGCGCGCCGGCGACGCACGCGCGGCCCGGTGCGGCGCGCGGCGGGCGCGCGCGGTCCGCCCGTCATCGATCGCGCTGACGCCACCGCACCGGGCGCCGGCACACGTCCTCTCCATCGCCCGATGCCGGACCACGCGCCCGACCCGACCTCCCACGACGACCTCGCGGCGCTCCACGCGCTGCTGGCCGTGCACGGCGACGCGGAGTTCCCCGAGGCGCTCGCGGGTGGCGCGCCGGTCGCGGACGTGTCGCCCATCATGCTGGAGGCGGACGTGACGGCGCTCGCGACGGCGTTCGCGCGGTCGGGCGGCACGCTGCGCCGCGACCAGTGGTGGACGCTGCGCGAGTGCGCGGCCGATGCACGCACGCTCGTCCCGAAGCTCACCGGCGAGTCCTGGGTGTACTTCGCGCGCGTCTACGCGATCGCGCAGGCGGTGCTCCGCCACGCGCCGGCATCGTCGACGCCGTGACGCGCCGCGCGCTGCGGATCGCGGTGCTCGCGGGGCTGCTCGCGCCTGTGCTCGTCGGCGGGTGCCGGACGTGGAAGTCGCGCGCCGGCGCGCCGCGCGACGCGGTGGCCAGCGCCTACGGCCGTACGCTGCGCGTGACCTTCGTGCGCCGCGACGACCCGGGCGCGCTCGACACCCTCGTGCTGCGCGACGCGCGGGTGGACGGCGACAGCATCGTCGGATCGTCCGGCTGGACCGGGGACGCCGCACAGCGGCGCCGCGCGATCGCGCTCGCGGACGTGCGGGAGGTGGCGTCGCCGCGGGTGCATCCGATGCGCACGGCGGCGCTCGTCGTCGGGCCGCTGGCGCTCGTCGCGAGCGCCGTCGCGGCCTTCGTGGTGTGGACGCCGATCTCGTACTGATGGCGACGCGCACCGCGCGACTGGGCCACGCGGCCGCCGCGGTCGCCACGATCGTGCTCGGCCTCGCGCTGCGCGCCAACCGCCGCGCGCTTCCCGCGGCGCTCGCCGACGTGCTGGGCGACGCGCTGTGGGCCGCGATGATGTTCTGGTGGATCGGCGCGCTCGCGCCGCGCGCGTCGCTGCGGGCGCGCGCCGGCGCGGCGCTGGCCGTCGCGTGGGCGGTGGAGCTGAGCCAGCGCTGGCGCGCGCCGTGGCTGGTCGCGCTGCGCGCCACGCGGCTCGGGCACCTCGTGCTCGGCGCCGACTTCGACGCGCGCGACCTGGCGGCCTACGCGGTCGGGGTGGCAGGCGCCGCCGCGTGTGCCGCGGCATTCGCCGCCGTGCTCGCGTGGCGCCCGTCGCGCGCCCGGCCAGGGTGAGCGGCCGCGCGCGCGCGCGACGGCGCGCCACGTGCGCAGCCTGGTGCACATGCGGCACATCGTCCTGCTCGGCGACTCCATCCTCGACAACGCGGCCTACGTGCGCGGTGGGCCCGACGTGGTCGCCCAGCTGCGCGACCGGCTCCCACCCGGCGACCGCGCCACGCTGCTGGCGGTCGACGGCGCCGTGACCGCCGACGTCGCGCGCCAGCTCGCGCGGCTGCCGGCCGACGCGACGGACCTCGTGCTGAGCGTCGGCGGCAACGACGCGCTCGGCCACGTCGGGCTGCTGCAGCGGCGCGCGCAGCACGGCGCGGAGGTGCTCGAGTGGTTCGACGCGGCGGTCGCGGCGTTCGCGGACGACTACCGCCGCCTCGTGGACGCGCTGGCGCGGCGGGGGCCGTCGGCGACGGTGTGCACGATCTACGAGGGGCAGCTGGAGCCCGCGATGCGCCGGCCCGCGCGCGCGGCGCTGGCGATCTTCAACGACGCGATCCAGCGCGCCGCGCGCGCCGCCGCCCTGCCGGTGATCGAGCTGCGCGACGTCTGCACCGAGCCCGCCGACTACGCGAACCCGATCGAGCCGTCGGTGCAGGGCGGGGCGAAGATCGCCGCAGCGATCGTCCGCCAGGTGCTCGCGTGACCGCGACGATGCCCGCCACCTCGCCCGATCCCGAGCGCACGCTCCGCACGACGGCGGGCGACTTCCCGCTGCGCGAGTACCGCCTGCACGTCGCGGAGCGCGAGTGGGCGGTGCTGCACACCGACGCGGTGCTCAGCGCCGCGGACGAGTCGCACTTCCTGGGTGGGGGGCAGCAGCAGCGCCCATACGGCGTGGTGCTCTGGCCCGCGGCCATCGCGCTCGCGCACGACGTGGGCGCGCGCGCCGACGCCTTCCGCGGCGCGCGCGTGCTGGAGCTGGGCGCGGGCACCGGGCTGCCGGGCATCGTCGCCGCGTCGCTCGGCGCGCGCGTGACGCAGACCGACCGCAACGAGCTGGCGATGTCGGTCTGTCGGCGCAACGTCGCGCGCAACGGGCTCGCGGACGCCATCGAGCACCGGCTCGCCGACTGGACCGCGTGGGACGACGCGACGCGCTACGACTGGATCCTCGGCTCCGACATCCTGTACGCGCCGCGGATGCACGAGCACGTGCGCCGCATCCTCGACACGAACCTCGCGCCGGGCGGGCGCGTCCTGCTCTCGGATCCCTTCCGCAGGGCGAGCCTGCCGCTGCTGGAGGCGATGGAGGCGGACGGCTGGGCGATCTCGCTCGGCAAGTGGCGCGTGGGCGAGGACGCGGCGGCGCGCCCCATCGGCGTGTACGAGCTGACGCGAGGCGGCTGACAGACGCGCCGGACCCGAACGGCAACGGCATTAGCAAGGATGAAGATCGGATAAGGTCTGATAACCGCCGATGCTCCACGATGGGCGACGTTCGTCGCCGCCACACGGAGCATCGGCGGTTATCAGATCTTCTCGGACTTTCATCCTTGCCAATGCCGTTCGTCGTTCGGTTCCGCCACGCCAGCGTGCCTCGCCGCATCTCATCCTTGCGTGCGGCACGAAAGCGGCGGTGGCCCCGGCCATGGACCTCCATCGGCTGATCCCGGCCGCCGCCCGCATGGTGGAGCTGGTCGGCGTGGCCATCCTCCTGCTCGGCGCGCTGCTCGCGCTCGGCGCGTTCGTCGTGCGGCTGGGGCGCGGGGGCCCGTTCGCCGCGGTCTACGACGACCTGCGCGCGAACCTCGGCCGCGCGATCCTGCTCGGCCTCGAGTTCCTCGTCATCGCCGACATCATCGGCACCGTCGCGGTCGAGCCCACGCTCGCCAACCTCGCGGTGCTGGCGGTGATCGTCGCGATCCGTACCTTCCTCTCGTTCGCGCTCGAGCTGGAGGTCACCGGCCGCTGGCCCTGGCAGCCGCGGAGCGAGCGCGCCGACGCGACCGAGCCGCGGGAGGTGTCCCGATGATGATGATGGTCCTCGCGCCCCACGCCTCCCACGCGCCCGCGCAGGCGCCGCGGGCCACGGTCTACACGGTGCTCGCCGACGCCGCGCGCACGCGCTCCACGCGCTGGCTCGCCACCGAGGGCGCCGTCACGGTGGCGGTCGTCGCGGGCGTGCTCCTGCTCGCGCCGCGCTGGTGGCCGCTGGCCGCGCTGCTGGCGAGCGTCGCCGCCTACGCCGCGTGGGGGCTGCTCGACCGCGCGCCGGCGGGGCACGCGCGCGCCTGGCGCGCCGTGCAGCGGCTGCTCGTGGTGGCCGCGACCGCGAGCGTCGTGGCGGCGCTGGCGGGCACCGCGGTGCGGCTGTTCTGGGGCGACGCGCCCGGCCCGTACGGCGCCTGCTACCGCGACGACGGCCGCGCCATCCCGTGCAGGGCGAGGGACGGCCTGCCGCCGGCGCGCGGCCCGGTCATCTGACCGATACCGGGATCGGCCGTCCTGCCGCACATTGCGCAGGGCCGGTGATCCCGCCGGCGCCCGCCACCACCACCCGCCGGCCATGTACGTCCCCGCCTCGAACGCCGAGCATCGCCCCGAGGTCCTGTTCGACTTCATCGAGGCGCACTCGCTGGGTGCGCTCGTCACCGCGTCGGCGGACGGGCTGTTCGCCACGCACCTGCCGTTCGTGCTCGATCGCGCGCGCGGCCCGCACGGCACGCTGGAGGGCCACCTCGCGCGCGCCAACCCGCACCACCGCCACGCGCCGACGACCGACGAGGCGCTGGTGATCTTCACGGGCCCCGATGCCTACGTCACGCCGTCGTGGTACCCGAGCAAGGCGGAGCACGGGAAGGTGGTGCCGACGTGGAACTACGTCGCCGTGCACGCCTACGGCACGCTGCGCTTCCGCGAGGACGCCGACTACCTGCGCCGCCACCTCGACCAGCTCACCGACCGTCACGAGGCGGGACGCGAGCATCCCTGGACGACCGCCGACGCGCCGGCCGAGTACATCGCGCAGCTGCAGCGCGCGATCGTGGGCGTGGAGCTGGAGATCACGCGGCTGGAAGGGAAGTGGAAGATGAGCCAGAACCGCCCCGCCGCCGACATCGACGGCGTGGTGCGCGGGCTGGCCGCGTCGAGCGCCGCGGAGGAGCGCGCGGTGGCGGCGATCGTGGACGCGCGCCGGCCGACGGACCGCTCGTGATGCGGCGCGCACGGACGACGATCGTCGCCGGCGCGCTGGCCGTCGCGTCGTGCAGCCTCTCGCTGGAGCCGAAGGAGCCGCTCGTCCCCGACGCGCAGATGTCGAGCGTCGCGCGCCGCCACGTCGACGAGTTCCTCGGCATCCTGCAGCAGCACTCGATCAACCGCCTCACCATCGACTGGCCGGAGGTGCGCCGGAAGGCCGAGGCGCTGGCACCGCTGGCGCAGACCATCGAGGAGACGGCCCCGATCATCCAGGACGCGATGATCGCGCTGCGCGACGGGCACAGCACGTATCGCGCGGCGAACGGCCGCTTCTTCTACTACCCGCTGCGCACCTGCGTGCGCTCGGGCGCGGTGCCGCCCACGTCGCTGCCATCCGACGTCGGCTACGTGCGCGTGGGGACGTTCAGCGGCGGTGGGCCGGGCGGCGTCGCGTTCGCGGACAGCATCCAGGCGATCATCCGCGCGGGCGACCGCGAGGGGATGAGCGGCTGGATCGTCGACCTGCGCGGCAACGGCGGCGGCAACATGTGGCCGATGCTGGCGGCGCTCTCGCCCGTCCTCGGCGACGGCGTGGTGGGGCACTTCATCGATCCCGTGGGCGTCGTCACCGTGTGGGAGATGCGCGACGGCGCGGCGCGCCTGAACGGCGCGCTGCAGCAGGTGGCGACGGCGCCCTACCGCCTGAAGCGCGAGCGGCCGCGCGTCGCGGTGCTCCTCGACAACGGCGTCGCCAGCTCGGGCGAGGCGGTGGCGATCGCGTTCCGCGAGCGGCCCGACACGCGCTCCTTCGGCCTCGCGACGTGCGGGCAGTCCACCGCCAACGCCGCCTTCGTTCTGCAGGACGGCTCGCTGCTCAACCTCACCGTCGCGACGATGGCCGACCGCACGCGCCGCGCGTACGGCGCGCAGGTCGCGCCCGACGAGACGGTGCAGGACCCCGACGAGATGGTGCGCCGCGCGATCGCGTGGCTGCAGCGGCCCTGAGGAGGTGCACATGCAGCTCGACGTCGTCCTGAAGCGCTTCGAGTCGCCCGACGAGGTGCGCGAGATGGTGAAGGGCCGCTTCGAGCTCGTGCACGTGGGCGGCCTCACGATCGGCCGCGCGACGTACGAGCCGGGGTGGCGCTGGTCCGAGCACGTCGGCCCGACGGTCGGCGCCACGCGCTGCACGGTGGAGCACGTGGGGCTCGTGCTGGCCGGCGCGGCGACGGCGGCGTTCGCGGACGGGCGCGTGGTCCCGCTGCGCGCCGGAGACCTCTTCCACATCCCCGCCGAGCCGCACGACAGCTGGGTGCTGGGCGACGAGCCGTACGTGTCGCTGCACTTCCTGGGCGCCGACCACTACGCCCGCAAGGCGTGACGGAGCTCGTCCCACCGGAGCTCGTCGCCGCGGAGCTGCGCACGGAGCGCCTGCTGCTGCGCCGCTGGCGGCCGGAGGACGCCTCGCCGCTGCACGACGCGCTGGCGCCGAGCGTGGCGCACCTGAAGCCGTGGATCCCGTGGACGGTGGCCGAGCCGGCGCCGGTCCCGCAGCTGGAGGCGCGGCTGGCGCGCTTCGCGGAGGCGATCGCCGAGCGTCGCGCGTGGCAGTGGGGCATCTTCGCCGCCGACACGGGCGCGCTGCTGGGCGGCATCAGCCTGCATCCGCGCGACGCGCACACGCGCGTGCCGTTCGACGCCGCGGACCGCGTGGAGATCGGCTACTGGCTCCGCGTCGACGCGACGGGGCAGGGGTACGCGACGGAGGCCGTGCGCGCGGTGCTCGCGGTGGCGCGCGCGCTGCCGCACGTCTCGCACGTCGAGATCCGCTGCGACGCGCGCAACGCGCCCAGCGCCGCGATCCCGCGCCGGCTCGGCTTCCGCCACGCGCGCACGCTCGACCAGCTGATGGTGTGGGAGCATCCGGCATGAGCGCATCGGGCGAGGACACGGTCGCGCTGCGGCTGATCGTCGAGCGGCCGCCGGCGGGCGCGACGTGGCGCCTGCAGCGCGGGCGCGACGCGCTGGTGGCGCCGGTGCACGCGACGCCCGAGGCGATCGCGTTCGCGCTGTCGCTGCGCGTGGCCGACGGTCCCGACGGCGCGCCGACGCTGCGCGGTCCCGAGGCGCAGGGGGCGCCGGCCTCGCGCTTCGTCTACCTGAACTCCGGCACGTACGCGGGGCAGGCCGACACGCCGTGGTCGCGGCGCGCGAAGGTGCCGCTCACCGGCATCCCGCCCGCGCTGCTGGCGCGTGCGCGGGCGACGCCCGGCGCAGTGCTGGAGGCGCGGATCGCCGGCACCGCCCGCGACGGCGGGCCCGCCTGCGCGACGGTGCAGCTGCTGGGCGAGGGGTGGCGGCTGGTGACGGACGAGGGTGCCTGACGCGGGTGGCCGCGCGCCCGAGCCCGGCGAGTCGGCGCCGCGGCTGCGGCCGCGCACGGCGCGTGCGATGATCCGGATCGACCCGACCGCCTCCCCGACCATCTGCACGAGGACCGCTGTGGCGCACCGCGACGATCCGCCGGACCTGCTCGTCGAACGGGGCGAGTTCGTGATCGCGCCGGACGGCAGCCGCATCCAGGGCTGGCTGGAGCTGAGCGAGTCGTGCGACGGCTGCGGCGCGCCGCGCGTGTACGCGGTCGCGTTCGACGCCTACCTGTGCATGCGCTGCAACGAGTGGGTGGAGCCGGCGTGCGACGATCCGGACTGCGAGTACTGCCGCCGCCGCCCCGAGAAGCCGCTCACCGCCGGCGGCGGCTGCGCGCCCGACGTCGAGTGCTGACGACGTGCTGACGCCGTGCTGAGCGCGCGCGATCCCGGCTTCGAGGCGCGCGTGCGTGCCAGCTTCGCGCGCCAGCAGTTCATGACGCTGCTCGGTGCGCGGCTGGAGCGCGTGGTGGCGGGCGAGGTGTGCATCCGGCTGCCGTTCCAGCCCGCGCTCACGCAGCAGCACGGCTTCCTGCACGCCGGCGTGGTCACCAGCGTCGTCGACAGCGCGTGCGGCTACGCCGCGCTGACGCTGATGGAGCCCGGCGCCGCGGTGCTGAGCGTCGAGTTCAAGGTCAACCTGCTGGCGCCGGCGCGCGGGCGCGAGTTCGTCGCGGTGGGCCGGGTCGTCCGCGCGGGCCGCACGCTGACCGTGTGCACCGGCGAGGTGCGCGCGCTGCCGGAAGGCGAGGGTGGCGACGAGGTGCCGGTCGCGATCATGCAGGCGACGATCATGGCGGTGCGCGAGCGCGGAGGGCTCAGCGACTGACGGCCCCGCATCCATGACGCGAATGTCAGCGATGCGGCGCGCACGCGAGGTCACTACTCGACGCCGAGCCGATTAGGTTGCGGCTCCCCTTTCAATCTGGAGTACGCTGGTGATGCGCAGGATCAGTCGCACGGATCCCGAGTACGAAGCCGCGATGCGTGAGGCGAAGGCGCTCTTCGACGCGGCGATGGCGAAGAGCGCGATCAAGGGCCGCGGCCGTCCGCCGGCCGCCGCCGCGGCCGCGGCGACGGCCGTGGTGGACGATCCCGCCGAGGCCGAGATCGAAGAGGCGATGGAGGAGGTGGGGCCGGAGGTGGAGGCGCCGCAGGAGCGCGCCGCGAAGCCGGCCAAGCCGACCAAGACGGCGGCCAAGTCCGCGACCAAGACCGCGGCGAAGCCGGCCGAGAAGTCGGCCGAGAAGTCGGCCGAGAAGCCGGCGGCGAAGCCCGCCGCGAAGACGGCCGCCAAGACCGCGACCAAGACCGCCGCCAAGTCGGCGACGAAGACGGCCGCCAAGGCGGCGCCCGCGGCCGAGCCGCCGGCCGCGCCGCGCGTGCGCCGGCGTCCGGCCGCGACGACCTAGCCGACCGCGGGGCTCGGATCGCATCATCGGCAGGGCCGGCCCGCGTTCGCGGGCCGGCCCTGTCCCCTTTTGCGTGAGGCCGTCCGATGGTCCCGATGCGACGCTCCATCCCCGTCCGCGCGCTCCTGCCGCTGCTGCTGCCGTCCGTCCTGACGCTGCTCGCCGCCGGCTGCGGTGGCGGCGCGGCGAACACGGGCGACACGGCGGCCGACACGACGGCGGTGGTCGCGCCTGCTGCCGCGTCGAGCGAGGAGGCGGCGTACGCGTTCACCGAGGCGGACCTGGACGCGTGGGAGCGCGGG from Roseisolibacter agri includes:
- a CDS encoding RidA family protein, which translates into the protein MPHRYVASGPTLPAAPSPISQAVVAGTHCYVSGQLAVDADGVFRPGTAREEAERAFCNVFAAVEAAGFGRHEIVYVDVAFVDLGDVPAVNALWAELFAEDRRPARTIYQAAALPYGGRVKVQAIAVREA
- a CDS encoding DUF2809 domain-containing protein — its product is MATRTARLGHAAAAVATIVLGLALRANRRALPAALADVLGDALWAAMMFWWIGALAPRASLRARAGAALAVAWAVELSQRWRAPWLVALRATRLGHLVLGADFDARDLAAYAVGVAGAAACAAAFAAVLAWRPSRARPG
- a CDS encoding SGNH/GDSL hydrolase family protein, with the protein product MRHIVLLGDSILDNAAYVRGGPDVVAQLRDRLPPGDRATLLAVDGAVTADVARQLARLPADATDLVLSVGGNDALGHVGLLQRRAQHGAEVLEWFDAAVAAFADDYRRLVDALARRGPSATVCTIYEGQLEPAMRRPARAALAIFNDAIQRAARAAALPVIELRDVCTEPADYANPIEPSVQGGAKIAAAIVRQVLA
- a CDS encoding GNAT family N-acetyltransferase; the protein is MTELVPPELVAAELRTERLLLRRWRPEDASPLHDALAPSVAHLKPWIPWTVAEPAPVPQLEARLARFAEAIAERRAWQWGIFAADTGALLGGISLHPRDAHTRVPFDAADRVEIGYWLRVDATGQGYATEAVRAVLAVARALPHVSHVEIRCDARNAPSAAIPRRLGFRHARTLDQLMVWEHPA
- a CDS encoding S41 family peptidase — its product is MRRARTTIVAGALAVASCSLSLEPKEPLVPDAQMSSVARRHVDEFLGILQQHSINRLTIDWPEVRRKAEALAPLAQTIEETAPIIQDAMIALRDGHSTYRAANGRFFYYPLRTCVRSGAVPPTSLPSDVGYVRVGTFSGGGPGGVAFADSIQAIIRAGDREGMSGWIVDLRGNGGGNMWPMLAALSPVLGDGVVGHFIDPVGVVTVWEMRDGAARLNGALQQVATAPYRLKRERPRVAVLLDNGVASSGEAVAIAFRERPDTRSFGLATCGQSTANAAFVLQDGSLLNLTVATMADRTRRAYGAQVAPDETVQDPDEMVRRAIAWLQRP
- a CDS encoding FMN-binding negative transcriptional regulator, yielding MYVPASNAEHRPEVLFDFIEAHSLGALVTASADGLFATHLPFVLDRARGPHGTLEGHLARANPHHRHAPTTDEALVIFTGPDAYVTPSWYPSKAEHGKVVPTWNYVAVHAYGTLRFREDADYLRRHLDQLTDRHEAGREHPWTTADAPAEYIAQLQRAIVGVELEITRLEGKWKMSQNRPAADIDGVVRGLAASSAAEERAVAAIVDARRPTDRS
- a CDS encoding class I SAM-dependent methyltransferase, whose amino-acid sequence is MTATMPATSPDPERTLRTTAGDFPLREYRLHVAEREWAVLHTDAVLSAADESHFLGGGQQQRPYGVVLWPAAIALAHDVGARADAFRGARVLELGAGTGLPGIVAASLGARVTQTDRNELAMSVCRRNVARNGLADAIEHRLADWTAWDDATRYDWILGSDILYAPRMHEHVRRILDTNLAPGGRVLLSDPFRRASLPLLEAMEADGWAISLGKWRVGEDAAARPIGVYELTRGG
- a CDS encoding alpha/beta hydrolase — encoded protein: MPSVDLTRTAALLASLLLAASPGRAQTSAPVPVRKSVPDTIAGVAPLAIGETFTIASTVLGETRRINVYVPPGYDRGPDVRLPVLYMPDGGMAEDFLHVAGLVQVLTGNGGMRPFILVGIENTERRRDMTGPTDVASDRKIAPRVGGSAAFRTFIRAELMPRVRARYRTTGETAIVGESLAGLFVVETFLREPDLFDTYVALDPSLWWNGAQLLAQAGPTLRSRDVGPKTLFLANSDEPQIATHTRQLADVLRDGAFRDLRWHYLPMPEETHATIYHPAALRAFRTLFPPAAPK
- a CDS encoding PaaI family thioesterase, whose protein sequence is MLSARDPGFEARVRASFARQQFMTLLGARLERVVAGEVCIRLPFQPALTQQHGFLHAGVVTSVVDSACGYAALTLMEPGAAVLSVEFKVNLLAPARGREFVAVGRVVRAGRTLTVCTGEVRALPEGEGGDEVPVAIMQATIMAVRERGGLSD
- a CDS encoding DUF1622 domain-containing protein, translating into MDLHRLIPAAARMVELVGVAILLLGALLALGAFVVRLGRGGPFAAVYDDLRANLGRAILLGLEFLVIADIIGTVAVEPTLANLAVLAVIVAIRTFLSFALELEVTGRWPWQPRSERADATEPREVSR
- a CDS encoding DUF5990 family protein translates to MSASGEDTVALRLIVERPPAGATWRLQRGRDALVAPVHATPEAIAFALSLRVADGPDGAPTLRGPEAQGAPASRFVYLNSGTYAGQADTPWSRRAKVPLTGIPPALLARARATPGAVLEARIAGTARDGGPACATVQLLGEGWRLVTDEGA